Genomic DNA from Thermodesulfobacteriota bacterium:
CGGTGGCGGGAACGGCGTGGGGGCAGCTCCCCGAGGCGGACGTGGTGGTGGGCGCGGCGGACTTCGGCGGACAGGGGCGCGCCCGCATGGCCGGGCAGGACCGGGGGACGCTGCGGGTGTACGCCTCCTCCCCGGAGGGAACGGTCCTGGGGGCCGAGATGGCCGTCCCGGCGGGAGAGCACCTGGCCCACCTGGTGGCCTGGGCGGTCGACCGGGGGGAGACGGTCTGGTCGCTCCTGCGCAAGCCCTTCTACCACCCCACCTACGAGGAGGGGCTGCGCAGCGCCCTGCAGGACGCGGCCGCCCAGCTCGAGGGTCCGGGCAGCGCGGAGCTGCTCCTGTGCGAGGCGGCGCCCCACGAGGCGCTGTGCTGAGGGCTGGGGGAGGCGTCAGTCGCCGGGCGCCGTCGCGTTCGCGCCCAGGTCCCACTTCCGGGTCTTCCCGGCTTCGATCTCGCAGACCTTCCCCTTCACCGCGACCCGGATGCACCGTTCGGTACAGCGCAGGGCCGTGACCTTGAGCTTGCTCCCGTCGATCTCCAGGCCCAGGCTGTGGCCCCGGTAGCGCAGGTCCATCCGCAGGCTCTCCAGCTCGTCGGGCAGCAGGGGGTTGAGCCAGAGCACGTCGCCCCGGGTCTCCAGCCCCGTGTAGCACCGCCGGATCAGGTCCACCGTCCCCGCCATGGCGCCCAGATGGATTCCCTCCGGCGTCGTCCCACCCTGGATGTCCGCCACGTCGCTGTGGAGGGCCTCGCGAAAGAGGTTCCAAGACCTCTTCCGGTCGGACCGGGCCAGCACCCAGGAGTGCACCACCCGGCTGAGGGAGGAGCCGTGGGAGGTCCGAGCCATGTAGTAGGCGATGTTCTTGGGAATGGTCTCTCGGGCGAAGCAATACCCCAGGGCCTCGAAGAGCTCCCTCAGCTGCTCTGCGGAAAACAGGTAGAACAGCATCAGCACGTCCGCCTGTTTCGAGGCCTGGTACCGGTTCGGGGTGTCGTCCTCCGCCTCCAGGATCCGATCGAGACGTTCGATGTTCCCGTACTTCTCTCGATAGCCTTCCCAGTCGAGCTCCGCCAGGTTCTCGTACCCCTCGAACTGGCTGATGATGCCGTCCCCGTGGAAGGGCACGAACATCCGGCTCGCGATGTCCTCCCACCGCCTGAGCTCCTCGGGGGCCAGGCCCAGGACCTGCCGCAGCTCCTCGCTTCGGTTCTCCGGAAGGACGTCGAGGGCCTGCGCGGCAGCCCTCAGCACCCAGACCGCGAAGACGTTGGTGTAGGCGCTGTTGTTCAGGCCAGGCTCGTCCGCGTCGGGGTAGCCGTCGTGGTACTCGTCGGGTCCCATCACCCCCCGGATCTCGTAGCGCTCCCGGCCGGGGTTGTAGGTGGTCAGGCTCGCCCAGAACCGGGCGATCTCCAGCATCATCTCCGCCCCGTAGGCATAGAGGAACTCCATGTCCCGCGTCGCCTGGTAGTACTGCCACACGTTGTAGGCGATGGCCGCGTTCACGTGCCTCTGGAGCCGGCTGTTGTCGGGAATCCAGCGGCCGGACTTGGGGTTGAGGTGGAGCCGCTGGCTCTCCTCGCGCCCGTCGCTCCCGCTCTGCCAGGGGTACATGGCGCCGCGGTAGCCCGCCTCCCGGGCCGACGCCCGGGCCTCGCCGAGCCGGCGGAACCGGTACATCAGCAGCGAGCGGGTGATCTCGGGCAGCCGCAGGTTGAAGAAGGGAAAGATGAAGAGCTCGTCCCAGAAGATGTGGCCCCGGTAGGCTTCCCCGTGCCAGCCCCGGGACGGGACCCCCACGTCGAGGTCCATGCTGTGGGGGGAGACGCTCTGCAGCAGGTGGAAGATGTGCAGGCGCAGGATCCGGGCGGTCCAGGCGGCGTCGGCCCCTTCGCTCAGCCCGAGGCGCAGATCGAAGCGACTCCACAGGTGCTCCCAGGCCCCCACGTGATCGTGGAGGAGCTCGTCGAAGCTCCCGGCCCGGGAGACCTCGATGCGGGCCGCCAGGCCGCACTCGGAGATCGCCCGGTCGCGGGAGTCGAACAGGGCGACCACCTTCTCCACCGTGACCTCGCCGCCCTGGGACAGGGGCACGGCGATGGAGTGGCACGCGTATCCCTCCCGGATCACCCGGCCCCGGTCGGCCAGCACCCGCTCGCCCCCCCGGCGCACCCGGGTCCGGACCGCCAACGCGACCTCCCGCCGGGATTGGACGGTCCGCGACTTGAGGAAGAGGGTCTCCTCGTCCACTTCCTCGGAGGCCACGGCTTCCAGGTGGCGGCCATCGAGTGGCCGGTAGCGCTCCACGCCCCGGTTGACTACCCGCCCGTCCAGGGCGCTTCGGAGTTCCACGGTCCCCGACCAGTTCTCGGCGGTGAGGGTGGTCTCCAGTGCCGCCAGGTGGGTGTTGCCCATGTGGACCAGCCGCCGTTCCGAGAGCCGGCTCACGCGCCCCGCCACGTCCCGGAACCGGATCTCCCGCTTGAGCACCCCGTGCTTCAGGTCCAGCTCCTGGCGGTAAGAGAGCACCTCCTCCCGCGCCAGCTCGAACCAGCTTCCCCCGTCGACCCGAAAGGTGAGGGGCAGCCAGTTGGGAAGGTTTACCAGGTCCTCGTTCTCCACCACCCGGCCGGAGATCTCGGTCTGCAGGCGGTTGTAGCCGCAGGCCAGGTAGGTGCCCGGGTAGTGCACCTCGTCCAAGCCCGCCTCCGGAGCCGCCCCCCGGGTGGCGAAGTACCCGTTGCCCAGGGTGCAGAGCGCCTCCCGCAGCTTCTCCTGGTCCGGATCGAAGCGGTCGTAGACGAGGGTCCAGGGGCTCATCGGGGTTTTCTCTCCAGGTGCGAGGCGAGCTCCTCCAGGAAGCGGCAGACCTCCTCCGCGCTCTCCAGGGCGTAGCGGGCCCAGGTGGTCCGGGGCTCGTCCCGGACCAGGATGCCCACCCCCCGCTCCCGCAGGGCCCGGAAGGCGTCCTCGTCGGTGACGTCGTCCCCCAGGTAGAGAGGGACCCGAGCAGGCTCGTCCAGTCCCAGGCGCTCCAGGAGCCACAGGACGGCTCGGCCCTTGTCCCAGTCCACGTCGGGGCGGAGCTCGAAGATCTTCTTGCCCGTGCTCTTGCGCAGCCGGGGATGCTCGGCCAGCACGCGATCCACCGCCGCCTCCACCTCCGGCTCCCGCCCCGGGGAGGCCGCGCGGAAATGGACGGCGACGGCGTACTTCTTGCGCTCCACCCAGACCCCCGCCAGGCCGTCCAACTGCCGCTGCAGGGCGTCTCCGGCCGCCTCCAGGGCGGGGAGGAACGGCTCGCCCACGGTGTTCTCGAGGCCGCGATGCTCCGGGTCGTGCAGGTCGAAGCCATGGCTCCCCGCGTAGACCAGGTCGTCCAGGCCCACCATCTCGCGCACGTCGGGCAGGTCGCGGCCGCTCACCACCGCCACCGGGCACAGCCGGGAGAGCCGCCGCACCG
This window encodes:
- a CDS encoding glycosyl hydrolase family 65 protein; the protein is MSPWTLVYDRFDPDQEKLREALCTLGNGYFATRGAAPEAGLDEVHYPGTYLACGYNRLQTEISGRVVENEDLVNLPNWLPLTFRVDGGSWFELAREEVLSYRQELDLKHGVLKREIRFRDVAGRVSRLSERRLVHMGNTHLAALETTLTAENWSGTVELRSALDGRVVNRGVERYRPLDGRHLEAVASEEVDEETLFLKSRTVQSRREVALAVRTRVRRGGERVLADRGRVIREGYACHSIAVPLSQGGEVTVEKVVALFDSRDRAISECGLAARIEVSRAGSFDELLHDHVGAWEHLWSRFDLRLGLSEGADAAWTARILRLHIFHLLQSVSPHSMDLDVGVPSRGWHGEAYRGHIFWDELFIFPFFNLRLPEITRSLLMYRFRRLGEARASAREAGYRGAMYPWQSGSDGREESQRLHLNPKSGRWIPDNSRLQRHVNAAIAYNVWQYYQATRDMEFLYAYGAEMMLEIARFWASLTTYNPGRERYEIRGVMGPDEYHDGYPDADEPGLNNSAYTNVFAVWVLRAAAQALDVLPENRSEELRQVLGLAPEELRRWEDIASRMFVPFHGDGIISQFEGYENLAELDWEGYREKYGNIERLDRILEAEDDTPNRYQASKQADVLMLFYLFSAEQLRELFEALGYCFARETIPKNIAYYMARTSHGSSLSRVVHSWVLARSDRKRSWNLFREALHSDVADIQGGTTPEGIHLGAMAGTVDLIRRCYTGLETRGDVLWLNPLLPDELESLRMDLRYRGHSLGLEIDGSKLKVTALRCTERCIRVAVKGKVCEIEAGKTRKWDLGANATAPGD